Part of the Cryptosporangium arvum DSM 44712 genome, CGGAGCTCCCCGTCGCCGTGCTCGCGGTCGCCGTGCTGCACTTCGTCGCCGACGACGAGGACCCGGCCGGCATCCTGGGCCAATTCCGGGACGCCGCCGCACCCGGCAGCTACCTGGCGCTCTCGCACGGCACCGTGGACCGGCAACCGGTGCGGGCCGCGCGTACGGAGGACGTCTACCGGGACACCCGCGATCCGCTCACGCTGCGTACCCGCCCGGCGATCGAGCGGCTCCTGACCGGCTGGGAGCTCGTCGAACCGGGCCTGGTCTGGCTGCCGGAGTGGCGCCCGGACTGGCCTGACGAGCCCGGATCGGACCCGTCACGCACGGAGATCCTGGGCGCCGTCGGCCGCAAAGGTTAAGTTTTTGACGCCGCCCTTCGCGAACGGTGGCTCACTTCTGCGGATTCCGCACTCACGGTGCGTCGACATCCGGGCCACGTAGTTCGTAAATCGACCCGGTCCGCCACCCTGCGTCACCACCGGGTCCGACCGGTGTCCACATGGGCGCGTCGGCAAACGCGCAACTCGAACTGCACGATTGCGCGCGGGATCTTGTCCGGGAATTGCAACTGAGAATAATCCCATCCATCTCAGACACCCCCTGTCCGTCTGACAACTTCTGTCCCCGCCTCCGGCGTTTCCGGGAACCCACCAAGAGGTTTAGCAATGTCGCCGCTCCTCCCTGCCCAGCGCAGGTTCACCCGCCGACGCAGACGGATGGTGGTCGGCCTGGCCACCGCCGTCAGCGCGGCCGTGCTGCTGTCCGCCTGCAACGGAACGATCTCCACCAGCGACCGCAAGAACGCCGCGTCGGGGTACGACAAGAACGCCGACGTCACGCTGACCTGGTGGACCGGCCAGACCCCCGAGGCTCAGAAGACGGCTGAGCAGCTGGCGCAGCAGTACCACCAGCTCCACCCGAACGTCACGATCAAGACCTCGGCCGGCGCCGCCACCGCCGACGAACTGCTGCCGAAGATCACGGCCGGCTACAAGAACGGCAGCTACCCCGACATCTCCTACGCGTACGGCAGCTGGGCCGGTCAGCTGGCCGACGGTGGCCACACCCAGGACCTCACCGACTACGTGGGGCAGCCGGAGTTCGGCTGGGAGGACTTCCCCGGCGCCGCCCAGCGCACCGCCACGGTCAACGGCATCGTGATCGGCGTTCCGGCGCTCGTCGACAACCTCGCGCTGATCTACAACAAGAAGATCTTCAGCGAGGCCGGGGTGCGCCCGCCGACCGACAGCTGGACCTGGGACCAGTTCCGGAGCGCCGCGAAGCAACTCACCGACCCGGAGAAGGGCATCTACGGCACCGCCTACTCGGTGGCCGGAGGCGAGGACACGACGTGGCACCTCTGGCCGCTGCTCTGGCAGCGGGGCGGCGCGATCCTGAGCGGCAAGAAGCCGGTCTTCAACAGCCCCGAGGGCGTCGCGGCGCTCGAGACGTTGCGCGCGATCGCCGTCGACGACAAATCGATGTACCTGGACCCGACCGACGAGAAGTACGGCGCGCTGTTCCGCCAGGGCAAGATCGGCATGATGATGTCCGGTCCCTGGGAGCTGCTCGAGCTCGCCCAGACCGACGTCTCCTACGGCGTGGTGCAGCTGCCGGGCTTCAAGGGTGATCACCAGACCGTGTCCGGCCCGGACCTGTGGGTGCTCTTCGACCACGACGACGCCGACCGCGCCGGCGCGTCCCGGGAGTTCGTCAAGTGGCTGACCAGCAAGGACGTCGACGCGAAGTGGAACCTCGCGATCGGTAACCTGCCGGTGCGCGACATCGAGCAGTTCACGCCGGCGTTCTTCGCCTACACCCAGGAGTACCCCGGCGGCCGCGAGTTCTTCCGGAACCTGGAGAACGCCCGGCAGTCCCGCCCGACCGTGTCCGGGTACGACGACATGTCGCGCAACGTCGGTGAGGCGATCGCCTCGGTGCTGCTGGGCCGGGCCAAGCCGAAACAGGCCCTGGACCTCGCGGCCGCGAAGTCCAAGGCGCCGCTCAGCGGAGGGTAGCCGAGCGCGGGAGCAGCAGCGGGCTGGCCAGGACGAGCACGCCCGCCGCTGCGATCGCGACCCGCGGGCTGGTGACGTCGGCGAGCACACCGCCGAGCGCGCTCAGCACCGCGATCGCGGCGCCGGTGCTGATCGACCAGGCCGCCAGCATCCGGGCCACCCGGCCGGGCGGTGTCCGGTCGAGCCGGTAGGTGGCGACCACCGGGGTGTACAGGCTCATGCTGACGATGATCGCCAGCTCGACGAGGATCACCGTGACCAGGCCGACGACGCCCGGCCGCACCGCCGCCAGGCCGATCAGCCAGATCGCCCGCACCGTGCCGACGACCCGGATCACCCGGACCCGGCCGAAGCGCGCCACGACCCGGGGCGCCAGGCGGGCGCCGAGCAGCCCGCCGACGCAGGGGGCGGCGAACGCGAGCCCGTACTGCCAAGGCGCGAACCCGAGCTCGGTGAGCAGGAGCACGGCCAGCAGCGGTTCGGTGGCCATGATCAGCCCGGCGACGAGCAGCTGGTTGACCAGCAACGGGCGCAGGGCCGGGTGGGTCAGCAGGTGCCGCCAGCCGTCGAGCAGCTCGCCCGGCGTCAGGCGCTCCTTCGCCCGGGGCGGACGCGGGTCCGGGTGGCGCATCGCGCTCAGCGCCAGCGCCGACGCCAGGTAGCTGACCGCGTCGGCGACGACGGTGACGACCGGACCGAACAGGCCGATCGCGGCGCCACCCAGCGGGGGTCCGATCGCGATCGAGCCCCACGTCGTCGACTCGAACCGGGAGTTGGCCACGATCAGGTCCTCCGGGCCGACGACCGCGCGCAGGTGGGCGCCACTGGCCGCGGTGAACGCGATCCGGGCCGCGGCGACGACCACCGACACCACCAGGAGCTGGGCGAAGGCGAGCCGGCCCAGCAGGTAGGCGGCCGGCACGCTGAGCAGCGCCACGAACCGGACCAGGTCGGCTGCGACCATCACCGGACGCTTCCGGCGGAACTCGACCCACGGGCCGAGCGGCACCGCGACCAGCGCCCCGACCGCGGGCCCCACCGCGGCCAGCGCCGACACCTGCCCGGGGTCCGCGTCGAGCACGAGGACGGCGAGCAGCCCGAACGCGCCGAAGGCCAGCCCCGAGCCGTAGGCGCTCACCGCGTACGACGCCCACAACCATCGGAATTCCCGTCCCAGCGACCGCATCCGGCCACCCTGGTCGTGCCCGCGGGGACGGATCAAACAACGCGATCGTCCGCGAGCCACAACCGGATGTTGTGCGTATACGGTCGGCGGCGTGGACCTCGACGCCGTGCGCACGTTCGTCGCCGCCGCGGACACCGGTCAGTTCCAGGAGGCGGCCGCGGACCTGTCGATCACGCAGCAGGGCGTCTCGCGGCGCATCGCCGCGCTGGAGAAGAGCCTGGAGGTGCGGCTGTTCGCGCGCACCCCGCGCGGGGTGCTGCTCACGGTCGACGGTGAGGCGTTCCTGCCCCATGCCCGCGAGCTGCTCCGGGTGGCCGATCGGGCCGACGCCTCGGTGCGTCCCGGCCGGCGGGCGCTGCGCGTCGACGTGCACAGCCGACGGATCGCGTCGGCGGTGCGGTTGCAGGAGTTCCACCTCGGCCACCCGCACGTGGGCCTGGAGGTGATCACGCTGAGCGGCGACGTGCACGCCGCCACCGCCGCCGTCGCGGACGGGACGATCGACGCGACCTTCCACGCCGTGCCCCGCCGCGCGCTCGCGCCCGGCCTCAGCGCGGTACGCGTGATCGACGACGCCCACCAGCTGCTCGTCGGCCCCCGGCATCCGCTGGCCGACGCGGCCGCGGTGACCCCGGCGCAGCTGGCCGGGCACCGCCTCTGGATGCCGGGTATGGCCGCGGGCACCGAGTGGTCGGCGTACTACGACGAGCTCGCCGACGCGTTCGGGCTCACGATCGACCAGGACGGCCCGGTCTTCGGCTACGAGGCCCAGATCGCCGACATCGCCGGGTCGCCGACGCTGGCCACGCTGGTCGGTGAGGGGTCGCGCTACCTCTGGCCGGACCGCTACGACCTGCGCCGGATCCCGATCCGCGACCCGACGCCGGTCTACCCGATGTCGCTGATCTGGCGTGACGACAACCGCCACCCGGCCCTGGCCGAGCTCCGCGCGTACTTCGACGGCAGGTACCTGACCGCCGCCGGCACGTGGGCCCCGGCCTGGGCCCGGGCGGGTCAGCGTCCGGAGTAGCCGTCCCAGAAGTCCTTCGAACGACCCTTGTACCCGCGAGCGGAGCGACGGCGCCGTGACTTCTCGCAGCCGTAGTCCCACGTGTTGTCGTAGCGGAATTCGCAGTCGCAGGATGCGTGGCAGCTCATCGTCGTCTCCTTGTCCGAGTCGGTCGGAGTGGTTCGGTCCGTCCAGTGTTCATGGGTCACCGGACGAGAACCGTCCGGGCCCGAACGGAGCGAGTGTTCGCCGGACGACAGTGGAGGATGCTCCGGTCTCCGTCACCCGCCAGTGACGGAGACCGCACGCCCTCTTCCAAGTGGCCGCTTCACGGAAGCACATCGATCGGCCCCGCACCGCCCCGGGCGCGCGGACTTAGGAACTGCACAGCTAAATACAACCGTTCGGGGCAGAAAGTGCATGATTGTCCGATCTAGCCTCATTGTCGGAATCAATCATGGACGACAAGAGGATGAACATGACTGGGACAGTTCGGCGGACCGCGACGACGGTCGCCGTGTGCGCGCTCGGCGTCGGTCTGGCGGCGGGCCTGAGCCCGGCCGCGGCGATGGCAGCGGCACCGAGCGGTGCGCAGGCGGCCTCGCTCCAGACCGCCCCGAGCCACGGCGACCGGGACGACGACTTCGACTGGGACGACTTCAGCCGATTCGACCGCGGCGGCTACTGGGACAACGAGTGGCAGTACGGCCGGTTCGAGCGCCGGCACTTCCGGACGATCGGCCGCTACCGCGACTGGCGGGAGTGCCGGGACGCCGCCTGGCGCGGTCAGCGCGGCGGCTACTGGAGCAGCTTCAGCTACCGGGAGGTGGGAGGCTTCTGGGTTCTTTACGCCTGACGCGCACGCGTCTCTCCCTCATTCGGGCACCCGCGGCTCCGGACGCTTCCTCTCCGCGTCCGGAGCCGCGGTCCGCCCCGATCGCCGGACCGATTAAATGAGCCTCGTGATCGACACCGCTGCTCACCGCGTGCGTGGCCGGACGACCGGCCGCTACGAGCTGCACTGCCACCTGGACGGGTCGGTCCGGCTGTCCACCCTGGCCGAACTCGCGCCGGGCGTGGACGCACGGGCCCGCGCGGTCGCTCCGCCCGACGTCGGCAGCCTGCACGGTTTTCTGCCGTACATCGACGTCGCGCTCGACGTGCTGCAGACGCCGGAGGCGCTGGAGCGGGTGGCCCGCGAGCTGGTCGAGGACTGGCGCGCCGACGGCGTGGTGCACGGGGAGGTGCGGTTCGCGCCCCAGCTGCACACCCGCGCGGGCCTGAGCGTCGACGCGGTGTCGGCCGGGCTCGCCGGGGCCGACGGGGTGCGTACCGCGCTGTTGCTGTGCTGCCTGCGTCACCAGGACCCGGCGGTGAGCCTCGAGGTCGCGGCGACCGCGGCGCGCCGCGGTGACGTCGCCGGCCTCGACCTGGCCGGTGACGAGCGGCTCCCCGGCGCCCCGCACCGGGAGGCCTTCGACCTGGCCCACGCGGCGGGACTGCCGGTGACCGTGCACGCCGGCGAGGCGGCCGGGCCGGCCAGCGTGTGGGAGGCGCTCGACGTGCTCGGCGCCCGCCGGATCGGGCACGGTGTGCGGTCGGTGAGGTCCGCGGCCCTCGTCACCCGGCTGCGTCGGGACGCGATCGCGCTCGAGACGTGCCCGCGGTGCAACGTGCTGACCGGCGCCGTGCCGTCGATGGCCGCGCACCCGGTGGACGAGCTGCTCCGGGCCGGGCTGCGGGTGACCGTCAGCACCGACACCCGGACGACCGCGGACACGTCGTTGGACGCCGAGTTCGCCGCGCTGCGCGAGACCTTCGGATGGGGCGCGGACGAGGAACGGCGGGTTCAGGAGAACGCGGCCGCGGCGGCGTTCGGGCCCTGAAGCAGCCGCGCCTCGCCGATCAGCGCAGCGCGCGTGGCAGCGGTGGGGCCGGTGAGCGCCCCCACCCGCGCCAGGGCCATCGAGCGCCCGGTGAAGCCCGGGTCGTCGACCTCGACGCCGACGACGCCGCCCGGCAGGGCCGGAGCCAGGAGACCGGGCACGGTCGTGACGCCGAGCCCGGCGGCCACGAACCCGAACCGCGCCGACCAGTCGCTGAGTTCGGCGACGATCCGCGGGTTCTCGACCGTCGGCCAGGCGCCGAACTGCGGCTCGCCACGGGCGCCCCGCCCGGCGACCCAGCCCTCGCCGGCGAGCTCGGCGACCGGCACCCGCTCGGCACCGGCCAGGCGGTGGCGGCGGCCCACCGCGACCAGGAGCGGCCCGGAGGGCACCGGCTCGACCTCGATGCCGGTCAGATCGTACCCGGGCAGACCCTCCCCCGACGCCAGCAGCGCCAGGTCCAGGCGACCGGCCCGCAGCCGGCGGATCTGCACCGCCGTGGACGACTCGAGGAAGTCGACCTCGATCGACGGGTGGTCGGCCCGGACCCGGGCGATCGCGCGCGGCACGAGCCACAGCGCGGTGGCCGGGAATCCGCCGAGCGCGACCCGGCCGCCGAGCGGCGCCGGCAGGTCGTCGAGGTCGCGCTGGGCGGCGTCGTACTGGTCGAGGATCGTCGCCGCGCGCGTGGCCAGGCGGTTGCCCGCGGCCGTCGGCTCGACCCCGCGCGGCCCACGATCGAACAACCGGGTACCGGCGGCCGCCTCCAACGCGGCGATCTGCTTGGACAGCGCCGACTGCGTGAACCCGAGGCGCTCGGAGGCCGCGGTGAGCGAACCGGTCTCGATCACCGCACGCAGCGCGCGCAGCAGTTGTGGGTGCACGTCCATGCCTCCATGGAATACCCGATCTGAAGATCAGTCGCTACCGGAATGATCGAAGGGCGCGCAGGCTCGACGCATGAGCAAAACCTGGTTCATCACCGGAACGTCCACCGGCTTCGGCCGCCTCTGGGCCGAGGCCGCGCTCGAACGCGGCGACCGCGTCGTCGCCACCGCACGCGACACCGACACGCTCAAGGACCTGGCCGCGCGCTTCCCCGACACCGTTCTGCCGCTGGAACTCGACGTCACCGACCGGGAGGGCGTCTTCGCGGCCGTCGACACCGCGGTGCAGCGGTTCGGGCGCCTGGACGTCGTCGTCAACAACGCCGGTTACGGGCACTTCGGCATGGTCGAGGAGCTCACCGAACGCGAACTGCGTCAGCAGCTCGAGACGAACTTCTTCGGCGCGGTCTGGGTGACCCAGGCCGCCCTGCCCGTACTGCGCCGGCAGGGCGGCGGG contains:
- a CDS encoding ABC transporter substrate-binding protein, producing the protein MSPLLPAQRRFTRRRRRMVVGLATAVSAAVLLSACNGTISTSDRKNAASGYDKNADVTLTWWTGQTPEAQKTAEQLAQQYHQLHPNVTIKTSAGAATADELLPKITAGYKNGSYPDISYAYGSWAGQLADGGHTQDLTDYVGQPEFGWEDFPGAAQRTATVNGIVIGVPALVDNLALIYNKKIFSEAGVRPPTDSWTWDQFRSAAKQLTDPEKGIYGTAYSVAGGEDTTWHLWPLLWQRGGAILSGKKPVFNSPEGVAALETLRAIAVDDKSMYLDPTDEKYGALFRQGKIGMMMSGPWELLELAQTDVSYGVVQLPGFKGDHQTVSGPDLWVLFDHDDADRAGASREFVKWLTSKDVDAKWNLAIGNLPVRDIEQFTPAFFAYTQEYPGGREFFRNLENARQSRPTVSGYDDMSRNVGEAIASVLLGRAKPKQALDLAAAKSKAPLSGG
- a CDS encoding MFS transporter; the protein is MRSLGREFRWLWASYAVSAYGSGLAFGAFGLLAVLVLDADPGQVSALAAVGPAVGALVAVPLGPWVEFRRKRPVMVAADLVRFVALLSVPAAYLLGRLAFAQLLVVSVVVAAARIAFTAASGAHLRAVVGPEDLIVANSRFESTTWGSIAIGPPLGGAAIGLFGPVVTVVADAVSYLASALALSAMRHPDPRPPRAKERLTPGELLDGWRHLLTHPALRPLLVNQLLVAGLIMATEPLLAVLLLTELGFAPWQYGLAFAAPCVGGLLGARLAPRVVARFGRVRVIRVVGTVRAIWLIGLAAVRPGVVGLVTVILVELAIIVSMSLYTPVVATYRLDRTPPGRVARMLAAWSISTGAAIAVLSALGGVLADVTSPRVAIAAAGVLVLASPLLLPRSATLR
- a CDS encoding LysR family transcriptional regulator encodes the protein MDLDAVRTFVAAADTGQFQEAAADLSITQQGVSRRIAALEKSLEVRLFARTPRGVLLTVDGEAFLPHARELLRVADRADASVRPGRRALRVDVHSRRIASAVRLQEFHLGHPHVGLEVITLSGDVHAATAAVADGTIDATFHAVPRRALAPGLSAVRVIDDAHQLLVGPRHPLADAAAVTPAQLAGHRLWMPGMAAGTEWSAYYDELADAFGLTIDQDGPVFGYEAQIADIAGSPTLATLVGEGSRYLWPDRYDLRRIPIRDPTPVYPMSLIWRDDNRHPALAELRAYFDGRYLTAAGTWAPAWARAGQRPE
- the add gene encoding adenosine deaminase: MSLVIDTAAHRVRGRTTGRYELHCHLDGSVRLSTLAELAPGVDARARAVAPPDVGSLHGFLPYIDVALDVLQTPEALERVARELVEDWRADGVVHGEVRFAPQLHTRAGLSVDAVSAGLAGADGVRTALLLCCLRHQDPAVSLEVAATAARRGDVAGLDLAGDERLPGAPHREAFDLAHAAGLPVTVHAGEAAGPASVWEALDVLGARRIGHGVRSVRSAALVTRLRRDAIALETCPRCNVLTGAVPSMAAHPVDELLRAGLRVTVSTDTRTTADTSLDAEFAALRETFGWGADEERRVQENAAAAAFGP
- a CDS encoding LysR family transcriptional regulator; the protein is MDVHPQLLRALRAVIETGSLTAASERLGFTQSALSKQIAALEAAAGTRLFDRGPRGVEPTAAGNRLATRAATILDQYDAAQRDLDDLPAPLGGRVALGGFPATALWLVPRAIARVRADHPSIEVDFLESSTAVQIRRLRAGRLDLALLASGEGLPGYDLTGIEVEPVPSGPLLVAVGRRHRLAGAERVPVAELAGEGWVAGRGARGEPQFGAWPTVENPRIVAELSDWSARFGFVAAGLGVTTVPGLLAPALPGGVVGVEVDDPGFTGRSMALARVGALTGPTAATRAALIGEARLLQGPNAAAAAFS